In the Acropora muricata isolate sample 2 chromosome 10, ASM3666990v1, whole genome shotgun sequence genome, one interval contains:
- the LOC136931065 gene encoding complement C3-like yields the protein MLLWTAILLLAAIECIETKRFSIMSPNMFHIGVEEKVSITVFDAGQAVTVKLYLQDYPQRQKTFSQVEGRVENGGNIFLPVKVEPEDLPDPTSVDKQFVYLVAKSDDNHFRFQKEARIMLSYKNGMVFIQTDKPVYTPNQSVKIRVIPLEFDMTPSNKKIDLVIENPQGIRVQQWKDLDTSTGIISKRLNLGDYILMGNWTITAVYGHQDLHNTSAQFEVKEYVLPRFSVKISAPQYILPITGEFSVNITARYSYGKSVRGNAYVRLKIVALNGTTYPFFVVSTLHENGVATIKASTLALRRMKGGSLWFPEKSRLLVDVELTETATGEKRMAVDSSCQFTSSPYMIEFKNTAKYFKPGLRFVVKVVVTYPNKNPAENIPLIISARGRQDGALSDLKKFRDRNSQDKTDELGEAEFVVDACSGCDAILIQVRTQDNNLNEEQNAVANYIVKPFNAENGPLLMLRQLSPGKVGKKIHCESYRSINEAAAKLSFAIVSRGRILSHSTTDSFDGMFKSWSFLVSPQMSPSARLIGYYIDNNERVVADSILLNIEDSLPSEVKFPAATERLSDGSTAQTNEVKKQPGEHYTLEVMAPAGTRIGLLAVDQSVYLLRNDNRLTKDRIFKTAEEFDLGCGVGGGKDSQDIFKNAGVVLMTNDFDSDEREDYGCDATNSRKKRSTDDKLDDKDLTMCCDLGKSINASETCGTQLLRSNRGLLKACRREAYKCCTEKHGLKGTAFLGRVAGDVEDALGDKAILDQTQVRSYFPETWIYTEETANSAGLVSLDVTIPGTITTWVMQAVAINNKTGLGLATPLRIVGFREIFISLKLPYSVKRGEQFSVLITVYNYNVMEMRAKLYIKGDKDHCSIAAKGQSAFIGFVDLQPNEAKSVVAPIVPKRTGEIPIQVDAVFQIKFNGNFLNTFGDSVKRKLLVVPEGKEQRKSQSFILDPSGYLKGGKESGENEASESTQPAFESQKRIGPDGQINGIKLKLPNRTIPGSVGAVVYLTGNLLGPVINSTIEGGLEKFFRMPTGCGEQNMIYLAPNVYVLEYLTNTGQLTGAQEQNAYRFIQTGYARELNYRRTDMAFSAWGNTTPGSTWLTAFVMRVFCKAQEFAGVNIDENLVCQSVAWLIQNQRTDGALPEVNHVYHREMVGGVYTEGDAAMTAFVLSALAECKCKGANSEAAILRGKSYLEKQYMTLNKPYSMALTAYALSLIKSEERFKANDRLIQRAIYDKDKETRYWNAGQNALNVETAGYAMMTQLLLHRTGYAGPIVTYLTNQRKGGMGFVSTQDTVVALQALAMYSEKTQGNALDLRVKMTSELDSDWKPPEIHITQENALLRRQIDVTRYLGGELYVETRGTGVGLLQVEARYNLPSARGEQCKFSISTNVTEIKDDSEGLFGSVQSEMSDEQEGEKKKKKKNEKGSGGKRKRKCKGRRKRKRCRKNPKTPKPTRRPTPAKKPQKHQPVKSISLRVCTQYNGRDNRGMSIMDIGILSGFKPAQDSLTKLQDTVAEVDKVEVSQVSVVVYLSEIPSDRQLCVDVRLDREFYVGVVQAVPIKVYDYYEPEEYCNVFYGPNIHSPLNLGVCDEGLPSCKCTQDVCAQQDPPIGDPDKLMRQACEQYQYVIKGKVLLIDEDDKSLTYVVRVTNVIQQGNKALKIGEDIEFWKSGTCQSPDLKENKNYLFMGRDNGHRYTLDNKAFVKLWPTKEGNTDKSILDSFETNYTC from the exons AATCCTCAAGGAATTAGAGTGCAACAATGGAAGGACCTGGACACCAGCAcag GGATCATTTCGAAGAGGCTGAACTTGGGAGATTATATACTCATGGGAAACTGGACAATTACAGCAGTCTATGGGCATCAG gaCCTTCATAACACGTCGGCGCAGTTTGAGGTGAAGGAGTACG TTCTGCCCAGGTTCTCTGTTAAAATCTCAGCGCCACAATACATCCTACCAATAACCGGGGAATTTTCTGTAAACATAACAGCAAG GTATAGCTATGGAAAATCCGTGAGAGGGAATGCCTACGTGCGGCTTAAGATCGTTGCACTCAACGGCACCACTTACCCGTTCTTCGTCGTATCTACG CTCCACGAAAATGGTGTTGCGACGATCAAGGCAAGCACTTTGGCTCTTCGCAGAATGAAAGGGGGAAGTCTTTGGTTCCCAGAAAAGAGCAGACTTCTGGTGGACGTTGAACTAACCGAGACAGCAACGGGGGAAAAGAGAATGGCTGTGGATAGCTCGTGCCAGTTTACATCAAGTCCTTACATGATTGAGTTTAAGAACACGGCGAAGTATTTTAAACCTGGCCTTCGTTTTGTAGTGAAG GTTGTCGTTACGTACCCCAACAAAAATCCAGCCGAAAACATCCCTTTGATCATTTCAGCCCGGGGAAGACAGGACGGGGCATTGAGCGATCTCAAGAAATTTAGGGACAGAAATTCTCAAGACAAGACGGATGAGCTTGGAGAAGCTGAGTTTGTCGTAGACGCGTGTTCAGGTTGCGACGCTATCCTAATTCAA GTAAGGACGCAAGACAACAACCTAAACGAAGAGCAAAATGCAGTCGCGAATTACATTGTAAAACCATTCAACGCGGAAAACGGTCCTTTGTTGATGCTGCGCCAACTTTCACCAGGAAAG GTTGGAAAAAAGATCCATTGCGAAAGTTACAGAAGCATTAACGAGGCTGCTGCCAAACTCTCCTTTGCG ATAGTTTCTCGTGGTCGCATTTTATCGCATAGCACCACCGACTCTTTCGACGGAATGTTCAAGAGCTGGTCTTTTCTTGTATCACCTCAAATGTCTCCATCAGCGCGGTTAATCGGTTATTATATCGACAACAACGAAAGAGTCGTCGCTGATAGCATTTTGCTGAATATCGAAGACAGTCTCCCTTCAGAG GTTAAGTTTCCTGCTGCAACGGAACGACTCTCAGATGGGTCAACCGCACAAACCAATGAAGTGAAAAAACAGCCCGGAGAGCACTACACATTAGAAGTTATGGCTCCTGCCGGGACACGAATTGGACTCCTAGCTGTCGATCAAAGCGTCTATCTACTGAGAAACGATAATAGGCTCACTAAAGACCGG ATTTTCAAAACTGCCGAAGAATTCGATCTTGGCTGTGGTGTTGGCGGAGGCAAGGACAGTCAAGATATCTTCAAG AACGCAGGCGTTGTTCTCATGACAAATGACTTCGACAGTGACGAAAGAGAAG ATTATGGATGTGATGCGACGAACTCAAGGAAGAAAAGGAGCACCGATGACAAACTGGATGACAAAG ATCTGACAATGTGTTGTGACTTGGGAAAATCGATAAATGCAAGCGAAACATGTGGGACTCAGCTGCTGCGCAGTAATAGAGGACTCCTCAAGGCGTGCAGGCGAGAAGCTTACAAATGTTGCACGGAAAAACACGGTTTGAAAG GCACTGCATTTCTTGGGCGTGTTGCGGGGGACGTGGAGGATGCCTTGGGTGACAAAGCTATCCTTGATCAAACACAAGTCAGATCTTACTTCCCGGAAACTTGGATTTACACTGAGGAAACTGCGAA TTCGGCTGGACTTGTGAGTTTGGACGTCACTATTCCCGGCACCATTACCACTTGGGTGATGCAGGCCGTGGCCATCAACAACAAAACAGGACTAGGACTAGCCACACCACTTCGAATTGTGGGATTCCGtgagattttcatttcgctcaAGTTGCCATATTCTGTCAAGAGAGGCGAACAATTTTCGGTGCTAATAACAGTCTACAATTATAACGTGATGGAGATGCGG GCAAAGTTATATATCAAGGGAGACAAAGATCACTGTTCCATCGCAGCGAAGGGTCAATCTGCTTTTATTGGCTTTGTGGACTTACAACCTAATGAGGCGAAGTCTGTAGTGGCTCCCATTGTTCCAAAGAGGACTGGAGAAATCCCAATTCAAGTGGACGCCGTGTTTCAGATCAAATTTAACGGCAATTTTTTAAACACGTTTGGCGACTCTGTGAAAAGAAAACTCCTTGTTGTC CCGGAGGGAAAAGAACAACGCAAGTCGCAATCTTTTATCCTTGATCCAAGCG gatatctgaagGGGGGTAAAGAAAGTGGTGAAAATGAAGCAAGCGAATCAACGCAACCAGCGTTCGAGAGTCAAA AGCGAATTGGGCCTGACGGACAAATTAATGGCATTAAGCTCAAGCTGCCAAACCGAACAATTCCTGGATCAGTAGGAGCTGTTGTTTACTTGACAG GAAACCTTCTTGGTCCTGTGATCAATTCTACTATCGAGGGTGGTCTTGAGAAGTTCTTCCGCATGCCTACGGGGTGCGGAGAGCAGAACATGATTTACCTTGCTCCCAACGTCTACGTATTAGAATATCTCACGAACACTGGTCAACTTACTGGAGCTCAGGAGCAAAATGCATATCGCTTTATTCAAACAG GTTATGCGAGAGAACTGAATTATCGTCGCACTGACATGGCATTCAGTGCATGGGGCAATACCACGCCAGGAAGCACATG GTTGACTGCGTTCGTGATGAGGGTATTCTGTAAAGCTCAGGAATTCGCTGGGGTGAATATTGATGAAAACCTTGTTTGTCAGTCTGTCGCTTGGCTGATTCAGAACCAACGAACAGATGGTGCACTTCCTGAGGTCAATCATGTCTATCACAGAGAGATGGTG GGCGGAGTTTACACTGAAGGCGATGCTGCTATGACAGCGTTTGTGTTGTCGGCCCTGGCAGAATGCAAATGCAAAGGAGCG AATTCCGAGGCGGCCATACTTCGTGGCAAAAGTTACCTTGAAAAGCAGTACATGACACTGAACAAGCCATACAGCATGGCGTTGACTGCGTACGCCCTCAGTTTGATTAAGAGCGAAGAAAGATTCAAGGCTAACGACAGACTCATACAAAGAGCTATTTATGATAAAG acaaagaaaccCGTTACTGGAATGCTGGTCAGAATGCCCTTAATGTGGAGACCGCTGGCTATGCAATGATGACGCAGCTCCTCCTGCATCGTACTGGTTATGCCGGTCCAATTGTGACATATTTGACCAATCAACGAAAGGGTGGCATGGGTTTCGTTTCTACTCAG GATACGGTCGTGGCGCTACAGGCTCTCGCAATGTACAGCGAGAAAACACAGGGTAATGCACTTGACTTGAGAGTGAAAATGACTTCTGAACTGGACTCAGACTGGAAACCTCCTGAGATACACATAACTCAAGAAAACGCTTTACTACGAAGACAGATCGAT GTCACGAGATACCTTGGGGGGGAACTGTATGTCGAGACCAGAGGAACTGGAGTCGGGCTACTTCAG GTAGAGGCACGATATAATCTACCGAGTGCCAGGGGCGAACAGTGTAAGTTCAGCATCTCAACAAACGTCACCGAAATCAAAGACGATTCAGAAGGGCTGTTTGGGTCAGTGCAGAGCGAAATGAGTGATGAACAGGAGggagagaaaaagaagaagaagaagaatgagAAGGGGTCAGgaggaaagagaaagagaaaatgtAAAGGAAGACGCAAGAGAAAGAGATGCAGAAAGAACCCCAAGACACCAAAGCCCACCCGGAGGCCAACGCCCGCAAAGAAACCACAGAAACACCAACCTGTCAAAAGCATTAGCCTGAGAGTCTGCACGCA GTACAATGGACGGGATAACCGAGGAATGTCCATTATGGATATTGGAATTTTAAGCGGATTTAAGCCAGCTCAAGATTCTCTGACGAAG TTGCAAGATACTGTAGCGGAGGTGGACAAAGTGGAGGTTTCCCAAGTATCAGTTGTGGTCTATCTCAGTGAG ATTCCAAGTGACCGCCAACTCTGTGTCGATGTTCGACTTGATCGAGAGTTTTACGTAGGCGTGGTACAGGCGGTTCCAATCAAAGTGTACGACTATTATGAGCCAG AGGAATACTGTAATGTGTTCTACGGGCCAAACATACACAGTCCACTGAATCTGGGGGTTTGCGACGAAGGGCTTCCGTCCTGCAAGTGTACTCAAG ACGTATGCGCGCAACAAGATCCACCCATCGGCGACCCTGACAAACTCATGCGCCAAGCCTGTGAACAATATCAGTACG TTATAAAAGGAAAAGTTCTTCTGATCGACGAAGATGATAAGTCCCTTACTTATGTCGTGAGGGTTACGAATGTTATTCAGCAAGGCAACAAAGCTCTTAAGATTGGAGAAGATATCGAATTCTGGAAGAGCGGTACCTGCCAAAGCCCAGACCTTaaggaaaacaagaactacTTGTTTATGGGCCGCGATAATGGTCACCGCTACACGCTAGACAACAAAGCCTTTGTTAAGTTGTGGCCCACTAAAGAAGGCAACACTGACAAATCGATCTTGGATTCCTTCGAAACCAACTATACTTGCTAA
- the LOC136931066 gene encoding argininosuccinate synthase-like: MSDEKKTVVLAYSGGLDTSCILVWLQEQGYDVVAYMADVGQDEDFEEARQKAIKLGAKKVFIEDLKEEFVKDFIFPAVKANAIYEDRYLMGTAVARPCIARRQVQIALQESAEYLSHGATGKGNDQVRFEMTYYALYPEVKVITPWRLPEFYNRFKGRTDLFEYAEKKGIPLPVTPKKPWSMDANLMHISYEAGILENPKTVAPDDIYCMTSDPKSSPNEPDKLELEFKEGVPVMVHNLNDGTVHDKPLDIYTYLNKVGGRHGVGRIDIVENRYVGMKSRGIYECPAGTILRAAHLDIETFTMDREMRKIKQMLSGKFAEQVYYGYWYSPEADYVRFCLDKSQENVEGKVTLNLFKGNVYIISRESKASLYNEELVSMDTITGYNPQDAAGFIRINSLRLREHSRLRKALEKGK, translated from the exons ATGTCTGACGAGAAGAAAACGGTTGTGTTAGCTTACAGTGGAGGTCTAGATACTTCCTGTATTCTTGTCTGGCTTCAGGAGCAGGGATATGATGTTGTTGCATACATG GCAGATGTAGGGCAAGATGAAGATTTTGAAGAGGCGAGGCAAAAAGCCATAAAATTGGGAGCGAAAAAG GTATTCATTGAGGATTTGAAGGAGGAATTTGTCAAAGATTTTATCTTTCCTGCTGTAAAAGCAAATGCAATCTATGAAGATCGTTACTTGATGGGCACAG CTGTTGCCAGACCTTGTATTGCACGTCGTCAAGTCCAGATTGCTCTCCAAGAGAGTGCAGAATACTTGTCTCATGGTGCCACAGGAAAG GGAAATGACCAAGTGCGCTTCGAGATGACATATTATGCACTGTATCCAGAAGTGAAG GTTATCACACCGTGGAGATTGCCAGAGTTTTACAACAGATTCAAGGGACGCACTGACTTGTTTGAGTATGCTGAA AAAAAAGGTATCCCTCTTCCAGTTACTCCCAAAAAACCTTGGAGTATGGACGCAAATCTAATGCACATTAG CTATGAAGCTGGAATTCTTGAAAATCCTAAG ACAGTTGCCCCAGATGACATTTACTGTATGACATCTGATCCAAAGTCCTCTCCTAATGAG CCTGACAAGCTTGAGCTGGAATTCAAAGAAG GTGTTCCTGTAATGGTTCATAATCTCAACGACGGAACTGTTCATGATAAACCACTCGATATTTATACTTATCTCAACAAAGTGGG TGGTCGTCATGGCGTTGGAAGAATTGACATTGTGGAAAATCGATACGTTGGAATGAAGTCCCGAG gGATTTACGAATGCCCAGCTGGTACAATTTTACGGGCAGCGCACTTGGATATCGAAACCTTCACGATGGATCGA GAAATGCGcaaaatcaaacaaatgctGTCAGGAAAATTTGCTGAGCAGGTTTATTATGGCTACTGGTACAGCCCTGAGGCAGATTACGTACGCTTCTGTTTGGACAAGAGCCAGGAAAATGTGGAAGGAAAAGTCACTTTAAATCTATTCAAAGGAAAT GTTTACATCATAAGTCGGGAATCGAAGGCATCCCTTTACAATGAAGAATTGGTCAG TATGGACACTATAACTGGCTACAACCCTCAAGATGCCGCTGGATTCATTCGAATCAATTCTCTGAG ATTGCGGGAACACAGCAGACTGCGGAAGGCTTTGGAAAAAGGGAAATGA